Within Bacillus sp. Marseille-Q1617, the genomic segment GGGACTAAAAGACATAAAGCGCTCATTTGGAAAAAAGAATGTCGTTATTCATGCTGATTTTGATTTGACCCATCTCCAAGAATTCAAAGGGGTCACCAAGTTCAGGGAAACAACGGAAGGTGTCCTACTCCAAGTAGAGTCGGAAAAAGTTGCAGAGGAAATTTTTCATCATACAGCTCAAAAAGGATTCCTTCGGAAATTTGAATTGGAAGATCCATCATTGAATGACATTTTCATAGAAAAGGTGGGGACTTCCTATGAATAAGTTTCTTATTATGCTTGGCCATTCATATTTCTCGAAACTTAAAGCCAAATCTTTTATCATATCTACTATAATCATAGCCGGTGCATTGGTGTTGTTGACCAATTTTGACATGATCACCTCCAATTTTAAGGGCGATGAGGAAGAGAAGGTCGTTGTACAGGATGAAACAGGATATCTCTATTCGATGCTTAAAGCACAGGTGACCGTTTTGAATGATGATATATCATTAACTGCAGCCTCCAATGATTCCCCGGAGGAAATCGAGAAGAAAATAGAAGAGGAAGAAATTAAAGGACTTCTTATATTGACCGAGGGGAAAGACGGTCTGCCGAGTGCTCTTTATAAATCAGCCTCTTTATCTGATTCAACTTTGACATCTGATTTGCAGCTGGCCATGCAGAACATAAAATCGTCCCTGGCTGCAAATAAGCTTAAACTTTCAAGTGAAGAATTGGCAGCACTGAGCGGACCAGTTACATTTGAAAAAGCAGCCCTGTCAGAGGGGGCTAAATCAGAAGAAGAATTGAGTCAGGCAAGAGGAATCGTCTATGTTCTATTGTTCTTCATTTATTTCTCTGTTATCGCTTATGCCAATATGACGGCCATGGAAGTAGCGACCGAGAAAAGCTCAAGAGTGATGGAGATACTGATTTCAAGTGTATCCCCGGTAAAGCAAATGTTTGCAAAGATCATTGGGATCGGTCTTGTCGGGCTGACTCAATTAGCTGTCATCCTCGCTGTCGGGTATTTTACTTTGCTCACCCGTAAAGATGAACTTGCAGGAGGATTTTTTGAATCATTTGGATTTGAATCACTGTCGGTGAGTGTCATCCTGTATGCTGTCGTATATTTCTTACTGGGATATTTCCTTTATGCCACGCTTGCAGCTCTCTTGGGTTCTCTTGTCAGCAGGATTGAAGATGTTCAGCAGATGATCATGCCGATGACGTTCCTCATTATGATAGGGTTCTTTATCTCGATGTTCGGACTCGGCAATCCGGAATCAAGCTTTATCACAATCAGTTCTTACATTCCTTTTTTCACTCCCATGGTCATGTTCCTGAGAGTCGGGATGCTGAATCTGCCAGTATATGAACCGATTATCGGGATCGTGATACTGCTTGGCACCATCATACTTTTAGGGGTGTTTGGAGCCCGGGTTTACCGTGGAGGTGTCTTGCTTTACGGGAAATCAAATTCCTATAAGGATATCAAGAAAGCCATGGATCTTACGAATAATAAATAACATCCGGCTGTCTCCGTTAAAAGGAGGCGGCTTTTTGTATGGTTTTTCTTATACTTTTGAGGATTACAGCTGAAATAGTAGTCTGATTTAGGATATAATGAAGATACAGAACGTACATTCGTAATGGAGAGGGGATTACATGGAGAAGATACGATTTATTCATTGTGCAGACTTGCACTTGGACAGCCCGTTCGCCGGGTTAAAGCATCTTCCAGCAGAATTATTCGAACGCATTCAGAACAGCACATTTGCGTCATTTGAAAAAATGGTTAAAGTAGCGATACAGAGACAGATTGACTTTATGATGATAAGCGGTGATCTGTTTGATGAAGAAGACAGAAGTATCAGGGCCCAGGCAAAACTGATGAATCAGTTCAGCCTGCTGGGTGAAAGCGGAATTCCTGTCTTTGTCATCCACGGCAATCATGATCACCTCGGGGGATTTCGGCTGGAGCTTGATATGCCGGAAAATGTCCATATCTTTGATGAAAAAACAGAAGTGAAGGAGCTGGTGACAAAAAGCGGTGCATCGGTAAAACTGGCTGGCTTCAGTTATGGTTCCCGCCATATTCGTGAACGGAGGATTTCAGACTATCCTAAGCAGGTTGAAGCTGATTATAAGATTGGCTTGCTGCATGGAAGTGAAGGAAGCGTACAATCAGCTCATGAAAGTTATGCCCCTTTTTCAATGCGTGAACTGAAAGAGAAGAATTATCATTATTGGGCGCTGGGTCATATTCATCAGCGTCAGATCTTGAATCATGAGCCTCCGATTGTCTACCCGGGTAATATTCAGGGACGACACCGTAAAGAAACAGGAGAAAAAGGCTGCTATCTTGTAGAATTATCTGAACACGATGCCATCCTTGAGTTCATCCCAACCCAGGATATTATATGGGGGGAAATGGAAATATCACTTGAAGGGGTCGAGCGGTTTGGGGAAATATTTCAGTTGATCCGAAAATCAGCAGAAGAATATAAAGTGATGGGTGATTGTCTGCTCCAGGTGGAAGTGAAAGATTTTAATCTCTTATCCCCTGAGGTGATCCAAGCGATAGAAAACGGTGATCTCCTTCAAGCTCTGCAAGCTGATTTGCCGACAGGTGAGACGATGAAATGGATTCATTCCATTAAGTTGAGCAGGTCTGAAAATATTGATATAGATACAAAAGATCCTTTTATCAATGATGTCATCCATACCTTGAGAAACATGAGAGTCGAGGAAGGGGGGGAGGCTTTGGCCGAATTATACGAACACCCCTCGTTTTATCGGTATATTGATTCTTTAAAAGAAGAAGAACTATCTCATTTGATAGAGGAAACTGTAGAGTTGATCCTCCATCCATCACGGTGTCAGTAAGAAGGGGTGAACTTGATGAAAATCATACAATTGCATATTTACGGTTACGGAAAATTAATAAATAAGGTCTACAGTTTTGAGGATTTTCAACTGATCTATGGTGAAAATGAGGCTGGCAAATCCACCATCATGTCTTTTATACATAGTATATTATTCGGGTTTCCGACTAGACAGCAAACCGGGCTGCGCTATGAACCGAAAGGCTCATCCGAGTATGGGGGTAAAATCCTATGTGAAACAGAGAAATATGGAAAAGTCAGCATCGAGCGAGTGAAAGGCAAGGCAGCAGGTGATGTTTCAATTCGTCTCGACGATGGAAGAACAGGCGGGGAAGAAATCCTGTCTGAACTGATGGGGAATATGGATAAATCCACGTATCAAAACATCTTCTCCTTTAACCTGGATGGCCTGCAGGACATACACAAATTGAAAAAAGCTGAATTGAATCGTTATCTATTCAGTGCAGGCTCTACAGGAACCGATCTTCTACTGCAGATGGAGCAGCAGTGGCAAAAGGAAAGAGAACAATTATTTAAGAAATCAGGAAGAAAGCCGGTCATTAACACCAAACTTAACGAACTGAAGGCTTTGGAAAAGCAGGTTGGCGAAGCGAGGGAGAAAAATAAACAATATGGCCCGCTGCTTAAAGAAAAGCAGTTACTAGAGGCAGCAATCAGTTCCCTTGAAGAAGAAAGAGAATGCTTGACACAAGAAAAAGATGGACTGCATGTCATCGATGAACATTGGGATCGTCTCACTGAGTATGTTTCCACTTCGATTAAATTGTCAGCACTCGAAGAAATCTCTATCCCACCTAAGGGGGCAGAGAGACTGAATGGGTTGAAAGTGGAATGGAGACAGGCCTCCTCCTATATGGAAACACTGGATACAAGACACAGGAAACTGGAAGAAAAGCTTGAAGCCGTTCAGCTTCCTTCCCAATTTTCTTCACAAATTCATCATGTTGAGACTTTGGTGTCACAACAACCCATCTTCATGAAGTGGATGGATGATTTGAGTGACATCAGCCGGGAAATGAAGGCGGAAAAAAATAGAGTAAGTCATACGATGAGGGAACTTGATCTCAGGATTACAGAAAAAGATATACCATCCATCAATACAAGTTTGTTGATGAGTGAACGCATCGAACAGGTACTTCAGGAAAAGAACAAACTGGAGAATGAACATAAAAACCTTATGAAACAAGTTGAATCTGAATTTCATGCCATGCAAAGAATTGAAAGGAAAATGGGTGACCTTGAAGAACTTCTTTTGAAAGAAGAAGAGTATCAAGCGTTGCAAAGAAAAGTGAAACAGCAAACGTCGCAACATGCATCGCTTCAACAGAAAGTATGGGTTGAAAACCAACTGGATGAAGCAGAAAAAGATGTGGAGGGAAGACGTAAATCCTTTTCAAATCAAATTCTTTACAGTGGAATGGCAGCTTTAAGTCTTGCGGTATTCGCTATATGGGCATTCATGAATGATAACGCCACGGGGGCTTTGCTGGGCTTCCTCATCATTGCCATCCTTGCAGTCAATGGATGGAAATCAAGACAATATGTAAATGAAAAAGTAAACCGACTTCAGAGTCTTAAAGGAAAAGTCCGTGAATTTTCTGAAGGAGTCGAGCTTGAAGGTGACGCCGCTTCCATCGCTGCCTCAGAGCGCCTCTTCAGGGAACAGATGGAGTATCGAAGTGAATGGAAGCAGCGTATCCTTCAATTGGAGGAGCAAGAGGCGAAAGTAGACAAAGTGAGAAGGCTTCAAGAAGAAACCGAGTCCAAATTAACAGTGGAGCATAAAACACTTGAAGAAATAAAAGAGGAGTTGCATCTTCCATCTGAATTCCCATGGAAATGGCTGAGAGACGCCTTTGGGAAAATAAAGGAGCTTGTGCAATCATACGAAAGGTTACAGCAGTTGAGGGAGGATGAAAAATTCCTTCAAGAAAAGATTGATGGATTCTCAAAAGACTGTGAAGAGTGGTTCATGCGGCATTCATACGTGTTTACAACCATGCAGGAAGCCTTCATTAAAATGAAAAACATCTTACAGGATGTGGAGAAAAAGAAGCTTACTTTCGAACAACTCCAGGCAGATATTGAGTCTCTGCGTCTAGAAAGAGAACAATCCGCTCTTCACTTGAAAAAAATCAATGACGAGATTCAATCATTGATTAAAGAGGCGGGATGCAAGGACGAAGAGGAATTTCGTGAGCAATCACTGAGGGCTGAAGAGAGGAAAGACCTTCTTGCCAGGTATGAAGGGATGAAAACTAGAGTTAATCAGCTTACCCTGGACTTATTCTCAACATTTGAATTCAAAGAAGATGTGACCAATAGGCTTAGGGAAATAGTATTACGGTCCAGTGAGCTGATTAAAGACTTATCACATCGTCAAAAGAAGCTTGCTTCCGTGGAACATGAAATCAAGCTATTAGAGGAGGGGGCGGGATACTCAAAGCTCCTTCAGGAATTTCAGGAAAGAAAGGCAGATCTCCAGGAATACATCCTGAAATGGTCAAAATATACCCTTGCACAGGATAGTCTCAATAAAACGATTCATCATTACCAGCAAACAAAAATGCCGAATGTAATCAAATTGGCAGAAGAATATTTTGCAATTTTGACCAGGGAATTCTATCAATCCATTTATGTGACAGAAAACGAAATGATCGAAGTGGAGCGGAAGGACGGCCATCGTTTCCAGGCAGTCGAGCTCAGTCAGGGTACGAAGGAACAGCTGTACATCGCCATAAGATTTGCGCTCGTCCAATCATTAAAAGACATATATAAGCTTCCCCTCTTGATCGATGATGGAGCGGTTAATTTCGATTGGGAAAGAACAGGGGCTTTTGTAGAACTTTTGAGGAAAATGGGAAGAGAGCATCAAATCATATTGTTTACTTGTCATCCCCATATCAAACATTACTTTGAGGAAAGAGAAGCAATCGTATTAGAAAAATCTGTCCCTGTTTAAAAGTCCGGGTTAGAAACCGTCTGTCATCAGCCGGTTTCTGTCTCGATTACCGCACACACTTCTACGTAAGATAATAGATGAGCAGGCGGGGAAACAATGAATCTACCAAATATGTTATACTGATACTAATTACAATGAGGACGGAGGATAATGATGACTGGAATCATGACATATAATGTAGGTGAAACGGCTGATTTGTATCTTCTCATCAAACAGATGACCAAAGGTACGACGAATACTGGAAAGCCTTTTTTAACTCTCATTTTACAGGATAAAAGCGGAGAGATGGAGGCTAAGCTTTGGGACGCATCGGAACAAGATGAGAAAGCATACCAGCCCGAAACCATCGTCAAAGTGGTTGGCGATGTACATAGCTACCGTGGAAAAAATCAGCTGAAAATCAAACAGATTCGTCCTGCATCACCCGCAGATGGACATACGATTTCAGATTTTCTCCAAACTGCACCATTGTCTATTGATGAAATGACAAGCAAGATCACTCAATATATCTTTGAAATGAGAAACCCGAATATCCAACGCATAACAAGGCATCTGATCAAGAAATATCATAAACCATTTCTTGAATATCCAGCTGCAACAAAAAATCATCATGAATTCGTATCAGGCCTTGCCTATCATGTCGTCTCGATGCTGGACCTCTCGAAAGCTATCGCAAGCTTATATCCTTCACTGGATACTGATCTTTTATATGCAGGTGTGATCCTGCACGATTTGGGGAAAGTCATTGAATTATCAGGGCCGACTTCGACGACGTACACCATTGAGGGGAATCTGATCGGTCATATTTCAATCATGGTCAATGAGATCGGAAAAACGGCAGAGGAACTGGGGATTGAAGGGGAAGAGGTAATGATTCTCCAGCACATGGTACTAAGCCATCACGGAAAAGCTGAATGGGGCAGCCCCAAACCCCCAATGATCCGTGAAGCCGAGATCCTTCACTATATCGATAATGTCGATGCAAAGATGAACATGCTCGACCGGGCACTCGAACGCGTGAAGCCGGGTGAATACACCGAAAGGATCTTCCCTCTCGATAATCGCACGTTTTATAAACCGACATTCCATAAATAAAGAGATTGTATGATATATAAAGCAGTTCAGTTTGGAGACATTTTGGACCCGAATTTGGACTGCTTTTTTGGGTTCTGTTAATTCCTACCGGTTATTCTAGGTTAATATAGCGGTTGATTGGAGTGCAAGGCGAAGACTCCTGCGGGAAGAGTAGCTAATTAGAAAAGCGG encodes:
- a CDS encoding ABC transporter permease, which gives rise to MNKFLIMLGHSYFSKLKAKSFIISTIIIAGALVLLTNFDMITSNFKGDEEEKVVVQDETGYLYSMLKAQVTVLNDDISLTAASNDSPEEIEKKIEEEEIKGLLILTEGKDGLPSALYKSASLSDSTLTSDLQLAMQNIKSSLAANKLKLSSEELAALSGPVTFEKAALSEGAKSEEELSQARGIVYVLLFFIYFSVIAYANMTAMEVATEKSSRVMEILISSVSPVKQMFAKIIGIGLVGLTQLAVILAVGYFTLLTRKDELAGGFFESFGFESLSVSVILYAVVYFLLGYFLYATLAALLGSLVSRIEDVQQMIMPMTFLIMIGFFISMFGLGNPESSFITISSYIPFFTPMVMFLRVGMLNLPVYEPIIGIVILLGTIILLGVFGARVYRGGVLLYGKSNSYKDIKKAMDLTNNK
- a CDS encoding DNA repair exonuclease, with the translated sequence MEKIRFIHCADLHLDSPFAGLKHLPAELFERIQNSTFASFEKMVKVAIQRQIDFMMISGDLFDEEDRSIRAQAKLMNQFSLLGESGIPVFVIHGNHDHLGGFRLELDMPENVHIFDEKTEVKELVTKSGASVKLAGFSYGSRHIRERRISDYPKQVEADYKIGLLHGSEGSVQSAHESYAPFSMRELKEKNYHYWALGHIHQRQILNHEPPIVYPGNIQGRHRKETGEKGCYLVELSEHDAILEFIPTQDIIWGEMEISLEGVERFGEIFQLIRKSAEEYKVMGDCLLQVEVKDFNLLSPEVIQAIENGDLLQALQADLPTGETMKWIHSIKLSRSENIDIDTKDPFINDVIHTLRNMRVEEGGEALAELYEHPSFYRYIDSLKEEELSHLIEETVELILHPSRCQ
- a CDS encoding AAA family ATPase: MKIIQLHIYGYGKLINKVYSFEDFQLIYGENEAGKSTIMSFIHSILFGFPTRQQTGLRYEPKGSSEYGGKILCETEKYGKVSIERVKGKAAGDVSIRLDDGRTGGEEILSELMGNMDKSTYQNIFSFNLDGLQDIHKLKKAELNRYLFSAGSTGTDLLLQMEQQWQKEREQLFKKSGRKPVINTKLNELKALEKQVGEAREKNKQYGPLLKEKQLLEAAISSLEEERECLTQEKDGLHVIDEHWDRLTEYVSTSIKLSALEEISIPPKGAERLNGLKVEWRQASSYMETLDTRHRKLEEKLEAVQLPSQFSSQIHHVETLVSQQPIFMKWMDDLSDISREMKAEKNRVSHTMRELDLRITEKDIPSINTSLLMSERIEQVLQEKNKLENEHKNLMKQVESEFHAMQRIERKMGDLEELLLKEEEYQALQRKVKQQTSQHASLQQKVWVENQLDEAEKDVEGRRKSFSNQILYSGMAALSLAVFAIWAFMNDNATGALLGFLIIAILAVNGWKSRQYVNEKVNRLQSLKGKVREFSEGVELEGDAASIAASERLFREQMEYRSEWKQRILQLEEQEAKVDKVRRLQEETESKLTVEHKTLEEIKEELHLPSEFPWKWLRDAFGKIKELVQSYERLQQLREDEKFLQEKIDGFSKDCEEWFMRHSYVFTTMQEAFIKMKNILQDVEKKKLTFEQLQADIESLRLEREQSALHLKKINDEIQSLIKEAGCKDEEEFREQSLRAEERKDLLARYEGMKTRVNQLTLDLFSTFEFKEDVTNRLREIVLRSSELIKDLSHRQKKLASVEHEIKLLEEGAGYSKLLQEFQERKADLQEYILKWSKYTLAQDSLNKTIHHYQQTKMPNVIKLAEEYFAILTREFYQSIYVTENEMIEVERKDGHRFQAVELSQGTKEQLYIAIRFALVQSLKDIYKLPLLIDDGAVNFDWERTGAFVELLRKMGREHQIILFTCHPHIKHYFEEREAIVLEKSVPV
- the yhaM gene encoding 3'-5' exoribonuclease YhaM, coding for MMTGIMTYNVGETADLYLLIKQMTKGTTNTGKPFLTLILQDKSGEMEAKLWDASEQDEKAYQPETIVKVVGDVHSYRGKNQLKIKQIRPASPADGHTISDFLQTAPLSIDEMTSKITQYIFEMRNPNIQRITRHLIKKYHKPFLEYPAATKNHHEFVSGLAYHVVSMLDLSKAIASLYPSLDTDLLYAGVILHDLGKVIELSGPTSTTYTIEGNLIGHISIMVNEIGKTAEELGIEGEEVMILQHMVLSHHGKAEWGSPKPPMIREAEILHYIDNVDAKMNMLDRALERVKPGEYTERIFPLDNRTFYKPTFHK